A single window of Theropithecus gelada isolate Dixy chromosome 9, Tgel_1.0, whole genome shotgun sequence DNA harbors:
- the KCNIP2 gene encoding Kv channel-interacting protein 2 isoform X5 yields MNLEGLEMVAVLVVLALFVKVLEQFGLFEPVSLEDSVEDEFELSTVCHRPEGLEQLQEQTKFTRKELQVLYRGFKNECPSGIVNEENFKQIYSQFFPQGDSSTYATFLFNAFDTNHDGSVSFEDFVAGLSVILRGTVDDRLNWAFNLYDLNKDGCITKEEMLDIMKSIYDMMGKYTYPALREEAPREHVENFFQKMDRNKDGVVTIEEFIESCQKDENIMRSMQLFDNVI; encoded by the exons ATGAACCTGGAAGGGCTGGAGATGGTCGCTGTGCTCGTGGTCCTCGCTCTGTTTGTCAAGGTCCTGGAGCAGTTTGGCCTCTTTGAGCCTGTCTCCTTGGAAG ACAGCGTGGAGGATGAATTTGAATTGTCCACCGTGTGTCACCGGCCTGAGGGTCTGGAGCAGCTGCAGGAGCAAACCAAATTCACGCGCAAGGAGTTGCAGGTCCTGTACCGGGGCTTCAAGAAC GAATGTCCGAGCGGAATTGTCAATGAGGAGAACTTCAAGCAAATTTACTCCCAGTTCTTTCCTCAAGGAG ACTCCAGCACCTATGCCACTTTTCTCTTCAATGCCTTTGACACCAACCATGATGGCTCGGTCAGTTTTGAG GACTTTGTGGCTGGTTTGTCCGTGATTCTTCGGGGAACTGTAGATGACAGGCTTAATTGGGCCTTCAACTTGTATGACCTCAACAAGGACGGCTGCATCACCAAGGAG GAAATGCTTGACATCATGAAGTCCATCTATGACATGATGGGCAAGTACACATACCCTGCACTCCGGGAGGAGGCCCCAAGGGAACATGTGGAGAACTTCTTCCAG AAGATGGACAGAAACAAGGATGGCGTGGTGACCATTGAGGAATTCATTGAGTCTTGTCAAAAG GATGAGAACATCATGAGGTCCATGCAGCTCTTTGACAATGTCATCTAG
- the KCNIP2 gene encoding Kv channel-interacting protein 2 isoform X2 has protein sequence MRGQGRKESLSDSRDLDGSYDQLTGHPPGPTKKALKQRFLKLLPCCGPQALPSVSETLAAPASLRPHRPRLLDPDSVEDEFELSTVCHRPEGLEQLQEQTKFTRKELQVLYRGFKNECPSGIVNEENFKQIYSQFFPQGDSSTYATFLFNAFDTNHDGSVSFEDFVAGLSVILRGTVDDRLNWAFNLYDLNKDGCITKEEMLDIMKSIYDMMGKYTYPALREEAPREHVENFFQKMDRNKDGVVTIEEFIESCQKDENIMRSMQLFDNVI, from the exons GCCACCCTCCAGGGCCCACTAAAAAAGCGCTGAAGCAGCGATTCCTCAAGCTGCTGCCTTGCTGCGGGCCCCAAGCCCTGCCCTCAGTCAGTGAAA CATTAGCCGCCCCAGCCTCCCTCCGCCCCCACAGACCCCGCCTGCTGGACCCAG ACAGCGTGGAGGATGAATTTGAATTGTCCACCGTGTGTCACCGGCCTGAGGGTCTGGAGCAGCTGCAGGAGCAAACCAAATTCACGCGCAAGGAGTTGCAGGTCCTGTACCGGGGCTTCAAGAAC GAATGTCCGAGCGGAATTGTCAATGAGGAGAACTTCAAGCAAATTTACTCCCAGTTCTTTCCTCAAGGAG ACTCCAGCACCTATGCCACTTTTCTCTTCAATGCCTTTGACACCAACCATGATGGCTCGGTCAGTTTTGAG GACTTTGTGGCTGGTTTGTCCGTGATTCTTCGGGGAACTGTAGATGACAGGCTTAATTGGGCCTTCAACTTGTATGACCTCAACAAGGACGGCTGCATCACCAAGGAG GAAATGCTTGACATCATGAAGTCCATCTATGACATGATGGGCAAGTACACATACCCTGCACTCCGGGAGGAGGCCCCAAGGGAACATGTGGAGAACTTCTTCCAG AAGATGGACAGAAACAAGGATGGCGTGGTGACCATTGAGGAATTCATTGAGTCTTGTCAAAAG GATGAGAACATCATGAGGTCCATGCAGCTCTTTGACAATGTCATCTAG
- the KCNIP2 gene encoding Kv channel-interacting protein 2 isoform X1, with amino-acid sequence MRGQGRKESLSDSRDLDGSYDQLTGHPPGPTKKALKQRFLKLLPCCGPQALPSVSEIGRVFRFLGDSSLPSALAAPASLRPHRPRLLDPDSVEDEFELSTVCHRPEGLEQLQEQTKFTRKELQVLYRGFKNECPSGIVNEENFKQIYSQFFPQGDSSTYATFLFNAFDTNHDGSVSFEDFVAGLSVILRGTVDDRLNWAFNLYDLNKDGCITKEEMLDIMKSIYDMMGKYTYPALREEAPREHVENFFQKMDRNKDGVVTIEEFIESCQKDENIMRSMQLFDNVI; translated from the exons GCCACCCTCCAGGGCCCACTAAAAAAGCGCTGAAGCAGCGATTCCTCAAGCTGCTGCCTTGCTGCGGGCCCCAAGCCCTGCCCTCAGTCAGTGAAA TTGGCCGGGTCTTCCGCTTTCTCGGTGACAGTTCGCTCCCTTCAGCATTAGCCGCCCCAGCCTCCCTCCGCCCCCACAGACCCCGCCTGCTGGACCCAG ACAGCGTGGAGGATGAATTTGAATTGTCCACCGTGTGTCACCGGCCTGAGGGTCTGGAGCAGCTGCAGGAGCAAACCAAATTCACGCGCAAGGAGTTGCAGGTCCTGTACCGGGGCTTCAAGAAC GAATGTCCGAGCGGAATTGTCAATGAGGAGAACTTCAAGCAAATTTACTCCCAGTTCTTTCCTCAAGGAG ACTCCAGCACCTATGCCACTTTTCTCTTCAATGCCTTTGACACCAACCATGATGGCTCGGTCAGTTTTGAG GACTTTGTGGCTGGTTTGTCCGTGATTCTTCGGGGAACTGTAGATGACAGGCTTAATTGGGCCTTCAACTTGTATGACCTCAACAAGGACGGCTGCATCACCAAGGAG GAAATGCTTGACATCATGAAGTCCATCTATGACATGATGGGCAAGTACACATACCCTGCACTCCGGGAGGAGGCCCCAAGGGAACATGTGGAGAACTTCTTCCAG AAGATGGACAGAAACAAGGATGGCGTGGTGACCATTGAGGAATTCATTGAGTCTTGTCAAAAG GATGAGAACATCATGAGGTCCATGCAGCTCTTTGACAATGTCATCTAG
- the KCNIP2 gene encoding Kv channel-interacting protein 2 isoform X3, which translates to MRGQGRKESLSDSRDLDGSYDQLTGHPPGPTKKALKQRFLKLLPCCGPQALPSVSENSVEDEFELSTVCHRPEGLEQLQEQTKFTRKELQVLYRGFKNECPSGIVNEENFKQIYSQFFPQGDSSTYATFLFNAFDTNHDGSVSFEDFVAGLSVILRGTVDDRLNWAFNLYDLNKDGCITKEEMLDIMKSIYDMMGKYTYPALREEAPREHVENFFQKMDRNKDGVVTIEEFIESCQKDENIMRSMQLFDNVI; encoded by the exons GCCACCCTCCAGGGCCCACTAAAAAAGCGCTGAAGCAGCGATTCCTCAAGCTGCTGCCTTGCTGCGGGCCCCAAGCCCTGCCCTCAGTCAGTGAAA ACAGCGTGGAGGATGAATTTGAATTGTCCACCGTGTGTCACCGGCCTGAGGGTCTGGAGCAGCTGCAGGAGCAAACCAAATTCACGCGCAAGGAGTTGCAGGTCCTGTACCGGGGCTTCAAGAAC GAATGTCCGAGCGGAATTGTCAATGAGGAGAACTTCAAGCAAATTTACTCCCAGTTCTTTCCTCAAGGAG ACTCCAGCACCTATGCCACTTTTCTCTTCAATGCCTTTGACACCAACCATGATGGCTCGGTCAGTTTTGAG GACTTTGTGGCTGGTTTGTCCGTGATTCTTCGGGGAACTGTAGATGACAGGCTTAATTGGGCCTTCAACTTGTATGACCTCAACAAGGACGGCTGCATCACCAAGGAG GAAATGCTTGACATCATGAAGTCCATCTATGACATGATGGGCAAGTACACATACCCTGCACTCCGGGAGGAGGCCCCAAGGGAACATGTGGAGAACTTCTTCCAG AAGATGGACAGAAACAAGGATGGCGTGGTGACCATTGAGGAATTCATTGAGTCTTGTCAAAAG GATGAGAACATCATGAGGTCCATGCAGCTCTTTGACAATGTCATCTAG
- the KCNIP2 gene encoding Kv channel-interacting protein 2 isoform X4 yields MNRCPRRCRSPLGQAARSLYQLVTGSLSPDSVEDEFELSTVCHRPEGLEQLQEQTKFTRKELQVLYRGFKNECPSGIVNEENFKQIYSQFFPQGDSSTYATFLFNAFDTNHDGSVSFEDFVAGLSVILRGTVDDRLNWAFNLYDLNKDGCITKEEMLDIMKSIYDMMGKYTYPALREEAPREHVENFFQKMDRNKDGVVTIEEFIESCQKDENIMRSMQLFDNVI; encoded by the exons ATGAACCGATGCCCTCGCAGGTGCCGGAGCCCGCTGGGGCAGGCAGCGCGATCTCTCTACCAGCTGGTGACTGGGTCGCTGTCCCCAG ACAGCGTGGAGGATGAATTTGAATTGTCCACCGTGTGTCACCGGCCTGAGGGTCTGGAGCAGCTGCAGGAGCAAACCAAATTCACGCGCAAGGAGTTGCAGGTCCTGTACCGGGGCTTCAAGAAC GAATGTCCGAGCGGAATTGTCAATGAGGAGAACTTCAAGCAAATTTACTCCCAGTTCTTTCCTCAAGGAG ACTCCAGCACCTATGCCACTTTTCTCTTCAATGCCTTTGACACCAACCATGATGGCTCGGTCAGTTTTGAG GACTTTGTGGCTGGTTTGTCCGTGATTCTTCGGGGAACTGTAGATGACAGGCTTAATTGGGCCTTCAACTTGTATGACCTCAACAAGGACGGCTGCATCACCAAGGAG GAAATGCTTGACATCATGAAGTCCATCTATGACATGATGGGCAAGTACACATACCCTGCACTCCGGGAGGAGGCCCCAAGGGAACATGTGGAGAACTTCTTCCAG AAGATGGACAGAAACAAGGATGGCGTGGTGACCATTGAGGAATTCATTGAGTCTTGTCAAAAG GATGAGAACATCATGAGGTCCATGCAGCTCTTTGACAATGTCATCTAG